The Rouxiella sp. WC2420 region GCTGCTTGATAGCGTGACCCAGCAGGTGCGCACAGGAGTGACGGAGAATTTCTAAACCGGCATCATCTTTTGCGGTGATAATGGCTAATTGAGCATCGTTCTCGATAAGATCGCCGGCATCGACCAGCTCACCGTTTACACGACCAGCGATACAGGCTTTCGCCAGACCTGGGCCGATATCCAGTGCAACATCATAAGGAGAAACAGGATGGTCAAACTGACGCTGACTACCATCAGGGAGAGTAATAACAGGCATGATCTTTCCTCATCTACAGTGGTGCCCCACACGACAGAGCACATATAGAAAAATATTTGTATTTGAATTCATTTGGTTGATTGCGCTATTCGACTTTACCTTGCCAAATATATACACGCTTGGATTCTAAAAACGGTAGAACACAGGGTGTGACGCAAAGAACTGAGGCAGAGTGTATCACCCGTAAAGCGCATTTTTCCAGCAACTTACGTGGCTTTTTTCATGAAATGACCCGCGGTATGCCGCAAAGCCAGTCATGGCGGTAAATCGTGAGATTACAGTCAGCACAGAAAGATCAAACGCTCCGCAGCGAGAGATACACTGCGGAGCGTTCAGAATAGATACTTGTTATATTTGGCTTAACGCATCGCCAGATAGGCGTTGTTAACTTTCCACAGATAACGTGGTGCCTGAGCAGCTGGATGGTTTTTTTGTATATGTTTGTAGAACTGTTCAGGTGTTAGCTGATTGATTTGTGCCACCGCATAAACCCGGTCTTTCGAGAAGGTTCTCAACAGTGCTCCAGCTCCGTTTACATAAGCAACCGTAGTGGCATAGCGCAGGGTCTCTGGATTGTTAATCCCGGCCAATTGCTGCTGCAACATGCTTAGGTAAGCAGTACCCAAATCTATGTTAACTCGTGGATCTTTAAGTTCGTGCGTGGTCGGTTGCCCATCTCGCCCTTTCAACCGGTAGGCATCGCGCCCGGCGGTGGAAGCTTTAAGCTGCATCAAACCCACTGCGTTGGATCTGCTGACTGCCCCTGGGTTAAATCCTGATTCGACCTGAATAATCGCTTTAACCAGTGTTTCGTCAACACCGTAAGTACTCGCAGCCTGTTTAATCACCGTGCCGTAAGGGCCTTGATGCATTAACGATGGCTCTTCCTGAACACTGGGTTGGGTAATCAATTTACTTGTTTGTATTGGGGTTTGTTTTGCGCACCCCGCCAAAAATAGCGCAGTCATCAAATATAGAAATTTGAGTTTCACTTGAGATCTCTCGCGACTTGGACGAAAGCCAGCATATACACATTTTTTGAACACGAGAATATTTTTTTCGGCTATTATTGAGAATGGTAGATGAAACAAGAATCTAAGGAATTAGTCGATCGGATAATTCCTGTATTAATGTCTGTTTATACTCATAAAGCATTTAATAATATCGTTGACCTGTTCAAGATTAATGAAAGTCCTAATTCGTGGGCGTTAAATAATCGACATCAGCCAGTCGCGCTGTGCGCTCGATCGGGGTTTTCCGGCAACAAAACCGCTAACTTAATGAATTATCTGGCCAGTCCGAAGGGGTGATACCATGTGGCAAGCCGTTAATCGTCTGTTGAGTGAACATCTTAGAAGTGCAGAAATCCGTGAACGTGTCGAGCTACCGGGAGGAGAAATCCATGCTGCCTGGCGCTTGAGCTACGGGGATAAAGAAGTGTTCGTAAAATGTAACTCACGAGAACTGTTGCCGTTGTTCGCTGCCGAAGCAGACCAGTTGGACATGCTTGCCAAAAGTAAAACGGTACGCGTACCAGAGGTTTATGGCGTCGGCAGTGACCGTGATTACAGTTTTCTGTTACTGGAATATCTGCCACTTATCTCGCTTGATGTCGATAACGCCTACCTTTTGGGGCAGCAGCTAGCCGCACTGCATCAGTGGAGCGAACAGCTGGAATTTGGCCTGGATTTTGATAACGAGCTCGCCACCGTGCCGCAACCTAATGCCTGGCAACGCAAGTGGTCGACCTTTTTCTCTCAACAGCGCATCGGTTGGCAGTTGCAACTTGCGGCTGAAAAAGGCATGAATTTCGGCGATACCGAGCTGATTATCGAGCGAGTACGTTCAAAGCTACAAAACCATCAGCCACAACCTTCGCTGTTACATGGCGACTTATGGCCACATAACTGCGGCCAGTCTGAACACGGCCCGATATTATTCGACCCGGCATGCTATTGGGGAGACCGGGAATGTGATTTATCTATGTTGCCGCTATATCCGAATATTCCTAATCAGGTTATTGATGGTTATCAAAGTATTACCCCGCTTCCAGCTGGCTATATTGATCGTCAAACGGTGTATCAGCTTTATTATCTATTGAATCGCAGTAACCTGTTTGGCGGACAGCATGAAGTGGTCGCGCAACGCGCCATTGAGAGATTATTACACGATAAATAATGGCAATAATGGGCAATTTCCAGAGGAAAAATAAAGCCTGAACATATCCTTATGCTCAGGCTTTATTCTATTTAGAATGCTTAACTTACCGAGATTAACGCGTGGTGTTTATTGCCCCAGTAAACCTAATAATTTCAAAACGAAATAGGCAATAACTGCAATAATTAGCGGCAGAATATATAGCGGGAAAATCTGCAGGAAGATGGTGTGTCGAGGAATAACAATCTTCTCTTCAATTTGCTGCTGTGTTCTGGCTTCGCTTGCACGAGTCTGTTCCAGAATCAGCTGATCCTGCACGCCCTCACGGATGTGACGCACCTGACGGGACATCCGCGCGCCGCTGGCCTGCAGAGCCAATCCAACAAAAATCAGCCAGTAAATTACGATAAACATCAGATTGGCGCTGGTGATGCCCTGCCCTAATACCGGCTGCGGCGCGTTATACCAGAATGCATTCAGAAACGGGGTGTTAAACTTGGCCATATCCACCATGACGTGGACGAAATCAACCATCACCGCATTAATGCCCTTCTCGCCTTTGGCTTGCGCATAAAAGAAATTAAGCATCGAAATAACCGTCGATAGCAAAGCTGGGATGAAAATGACCCATCCCAGGATCCGTTTTAAGACGGCTACACGGCCTGCTTGTTGATACGTCATGAATTCCCCTTGTTAGGACGTCTCTTAGAAGCGTCAGTTTAACCATAGTTATCGAAACACGCCCAAAATTTTAGTTAACATCTTTGAATGGCTCATTATTTCGGCGCTGAGCACAGAGTTTGGGTGTGTTATGCTCTTTTTATCATCAAGCTAATTCAGTGTAACTGGGAGTTTTAAAAATGAGTCATGTAAAACCCGTTCAGGCCGCAATTTTTGACATGGATGGACTTCTGATTGATTCAGAGCCTTTCTGGATGGAGTCCGAGTTGGAGGTTTTCGCCAGTATCGGTGTCGATATTTCCAAAAAACATCTTGTTCCCAGTACATTAGGGTTACGAATCGACCAGACGGTTCGCATGTGGGCACGCGTTCTGCCGTGGCAAGGCCCCAGCGAAGCCGAGGTAACGGCACGAATTATCGCCACTACCGTTGAAAAGGTTGCAGCGACCCGCCCTCTGCTGCCCGGTGTAGAACACGCTTTGAAACTCTGTCAGTCCCAGGGTTTGAAAATTGGTATCGCCTCGGCATCGCCGCTGCACATGATTAATCAGGTGCTGGATATGTTTAATCTTCAATCGTATTTCGAGACGCGACAATCGGCAGAATATCTGGCTTACAGCAAGCCACATCCAGAAGTTTATTTGCTGGCCGCTGCTGAATTAGGTATTGATCCACTGGATTGCGTCACTCTGGAAGATTCCTTTAACGGCATGATCGCGACCAAAGCGGCACGAATGCGCTCGATTGTCGTTCCTGACAAGCAACATGCCGCGGACCCGCGCTGGGCGCTGGCCGATGCAAAGCTTTCATCATTAGAACAACTGACGTCAGCGCATTTGGGCTTGTAGGTTTTGAAAACCGTATTTCTATCATGGCGGCCTCTTGAGTCCGCTATTTTTTTGACCTGCATCACAAACTTAAGAATCGCAACCAATAAAAATAAAACATCATTTCATTTTTATTGAATTCACATACCAATACTTCTATGCTTCTCTCATCGACGAAATCAAGCAGTGGTTACTGCTGCGATTAATTCCCCATTGGTTACGATGAAGAGGTTCCGCTATGCAAGTCCGCCAAAGTATTCACAGCGATCACGCCAAACAGCTCGATACCGCAGGATTACGCCGCGAGTTTTTGATCGAGAAAATCTTTGAGAAAGATGCTTACACCCTGACTTACAGTCATATTGACCGCATTATCATCGGCGGTGTAATGCCGGTTCAAAAGGCCGTGACGGTCGGAGATGAAGTCGGTAAACAACTCGGCGTTAGCTACTTCCTTGAACGTCGTGAACTGGGAGTGATCAATATTGGCGGACCCGGACTTATAAAGGTCGACGGAAAAACCTATGAAATTGGCAACCAAGAGGCGCTGTATGTAGGCAAAGGTGCCCGACAGGTTGAGTTCAGCAGCATTGATGCGGCACGCCCGGCCAAGTTCTATTACAACAGTGCGCCTGCACACACTCGTTTCCCGGACAAGAAAATAACGCTGGCAGAAGCTTCGCCTCAAACTCTGGGCGACGCCAGTACCAGCAATCGCCGCACTATCAATAAATTTATCGTTCCCGATGTACTCGAAACTTGCCAGTTAACCATGGGGCTAACCAAGCTCGAGGAAGGCAGCCTGTGGAACACTATGCCTTGCCACACCCACGATCGCCGCATGGAAGTATATTTCTATTTTGATATGGATGACGATACCGCCGTGTTCCACATGATGGGGCAGCCACAGGAAACGCGTCATTTGCTGGTCCACAACGAACAGGCGGTGATTTCTCCAAGCTGGTCGATTCACTCGGGCGTAGGCACCAAGCGTTACACCTTTATCTGGGGCATGGTTGGCGAAAATCAGGTGTTTGATGATATGGACCACGTTGCCGTTAACGCGCTCAGATAAACCTTTTATTAAGCAACGTCAGACAGGATACCGCTATGGTGCTGAACAGCTTTGATCTTCAGGGAAAGGTGGCGATCGTCACCGGCTGCAATACTGGGCTAGGACAAGCCATGGCAATCGGTCTAGCGCAGGCCGGTTGTGACATAGTCGGAGTGAATCGCTCACAACCCATTGAAACTATGGATAAAATACATGCTCTGGGCCGTAGATTTCTTGATTTACGAGCCGATCTGACCAGTATAGAAGCCATACCGCGCCTGCTTGAGACCGCGATCGGTGAGATGGGGCAAATAAATATTCTGGTCAATAACGCTGGAATTATTCGCCGCGAAGATGCGTTGAATTTTTCGGAGCAAGACTGGGATGACGTGATGAACGTCAACAGCAAGACGCTGTTTTTTATGGCTCAGGCCGTTGCTCGACAGTTTATCAAGCAAGGCAGTGGTGGAAAAATCATTAACATCGCCTCAATGCTGTCTTTCCAGGGCGGGATCCGCGTACCCTCTTATACTGCTTCGAAAAGCGCGGTGATGGGTATTACCCGCCTGCTGGCCAATGAATGGGCCAAGCATAAAATCAATGTGAATGCGATTGCGCCCGGTTATATGGTCACCAACAACACCGAGCAACTGCGCGCCGATGAGGATCGTAGCCAGGCTATTCTGGACCGTATTCCGGCCGGGCGCTGGGGCGAACAGCAGGATATCATGGGGCCTGTGGTGTTTCTGGCCTCGGCAGCCTCCGACTATGTCAATGGCTACACTCTAGCCGTTGATGGCGGCTGGCTGGCCAGATAGTGACAAAACGTCACATTACACTGTCACAACGCAACTATTTTTACCTTAGTTATCAATTAATTGACAAATAGTTACAGGGTAACACCTTCCGCAGAAAATCGCTTTCATCTATACTGGATAAAATAACAGTTATTCAGTTCGGATGCATTATGACTGCGGAAGGTCATCTCATTTTTTCCATTGCTTGCGCAGTGTTCGCCAAAAAGGCCCAGCTATCGCCAGAGCTTGCTCATGGTGACTGGTGGCATATTATCCCGGCTTCGCTGCTGACCTCACTACTTCCGGATATCGATCATCCTAAATCTCTGTTAGGGCAACGGCTGCGATGGATTTCACAACCCATAGCACGCATGTTTGGTCATCGTGGATTTACTCACAGTCTTTTGGCAGTTGCCGCCGGAGTGTTTCTGCTTAAAACGCGTCTTCCCCACGACTGGGTAATTCCGATTGATGCACTGCACGGGATGGTGATCGGCTATTTAAGCCATATTTTGGCTGACATGCTCACACCGGCCGGCGTTCCGCTGCTGTGGCCCTGCCGATGGCGCTTTCGTCTACCATTGATTAGCAGCCAAAAAGGCAACCAGCTGGAACGAATGTTTTGTCTGATTATGGTTGGACTGACGCTGTTTTGGCCTAACTGGTCGCCCATCATTGATGCAATCAACCCGCATGGCCTAAGTTTTATTTTGAAGTATTTAACTTAAATTGAAGAATTTAAATTAAGTCCGCCAAAAATTCCGGCCAAGTTTATGGACACGCTTATTAATCCCGTTTGGACTAAATTAAAAAGCATGCAACCTCCATCAGTGATAGTCGCGGTAATCGACAAGAACAGCTGTTTTCGCAGCCGGGATTCATGCATAGCCTGAATTTCCGCAGTAGAGCCTGTCCAATAAAACTTCTCCAATACATTGTGCCTACCAATCAATTGGTTGCATATAACCAAAAGAAATAATGAATTCTTTTTGGTTATAATGTTGCACCTTTGCAGTCTGCTATTCTACGCCCATCGTTACATCCTGAAATGTTGCTCTTTGCGCGGCATCATCAAAACATTTTTCATAAGTTTTCTCTGGAGCTTTGGGTATGAATCTTCCGCTGGTATTAAACGTGGTGGTTTTTGTTGCCCTCCTTTTGCTGTTGGCTAAATCAAGCCGTTCGCAATGGAGTTTGGCAAAGAAGGTTCTCGTAGGCCTGTTGGTCGGCGTAGTCTTCGGTCTGGCATTACAGCTAATCTATGGTCCCGACAGCGCTGTTTTGAAGAACTCTATCCCGTGGTTCAATATTGTTGGTAACGGCTATGTCCAGCTATTGCAAATGATTGTGATGCCGCTGGTGTTTGTGTCAATTCTTAGCGCCGTTGCTCGTCTGCATAATGCGTCTTCATTGGGTAAAATCAGTTTCCTGACGATTGGTACACTGCTGTTTACCACGCTGATTGCCGCTTTAGTGGGTGTATTCGTGACCAAACTGTTCGGCCTGACGGCTGAAGGACTGGTACAAGGCACCCAGGAAACCGCGCGTCTGGCGGCTCTGCAAACCAACTACGTGGGCAAAGTTGCCGATTTGACCGTACCGCAAATGGTGCTGTCATTTATTCCGAAAAATCCGTTTGCAGATTTGACCGGCGCAAGCCCGACGTCGATCATTAGCGTGGTGATTTTCTCTGCTTTTGTGGGCGTAGCGGCGCTGCAGCTGGTGAAGGATGACGCCGAAAAAGGACCTAAAGTTCTGGCC contains the following coding sequences:
- the kduD gene encoding 2-dehydro-3-deoxy-D-gluconate 5-dehydrogenase KduD, which codes for MVLNSFDLQGKVAIVTGCNTGLGQAMAIGLAQAGCDIVGVNRSQPIETMDKIHALGRRFLDLRADLTSIEAIPRLLETAIGEMGQINILVNNAGIIRREDALNFSEQDWDDVMNVNSKTLFFMAQAVARQFIKQGSGGKIINIASMLSFQGGIRVPSYTASKSAVMGITRLLANEWAKHKINVNAIAPGYMVTNNTEQLRADEDRSQAILDRIPAGRWGEQQDIMGPVVFLASAASDYVNGYTLAVDGGWLAR
- a CDS encoding transglycosylase SLT domain-containing protein produces the protein MKLKFLYLMTALFLAGCAKQTPIQTSKLITQPSVQEEPSLMHQGPYGTVIKQAASTYGVDETLVKAIIQVESGFNPGAVSRSNAVGLMQLKASTAGRDAYRLKGRDGQPTTHELKDPRVNIDLGTAYLSMLQQQLAGINNPETLRYATTVAYVNGAGALLRTFSKDRVYAVAQINQLTPEQFYKHIQKNHPAAQAPRYLWKVNNAYLAMR
- a CDS encoding fructosamine kinase family protein, with protein sequence MWQAVNRLLSEHLRSAEIRERVELPGGEIHAAWRLSYGDKEVFVKCNSRELLPLFAAEADQLDMLAKSKTVRVPEVYGVGSDRDYSFLLLEYLPLISLDVDNAYLLGQQLAALHQWSEQLEFGLDFDNELATVPQPNAWQRKWSTFFSQQRIGWQLQLAAEKGMNFGDTELIIERVRSKLQNHQPQPSLLHGDLWPHNCGQSEHGPILFDPACYWGDRECDLSMLPLYPNIPNQVIDGYQSITPLPAGYIDRQTVYQLYYLLNRSNLFGGQHEVVAQRAIERLLHDK
- the hxpB gene encoding hexitol phosphatase HxpB, whose translation is MSHVKPVQAAIFDMDGLLIDSEPFWMESELEVFASIGVDISKKHLVPSTLGLRIDQTVRMWARVLPWQGPSEAEVTARIIATTVEKVAATRPLLPGVEHALKLCQSQGLKIGIASASPLHMINQVLDMFNLQSYFETRQSAEYLAYSKPHPEVYLLAAAELGIDPLDCVTLEDSFNGMIATKAARMRSIVVPDKQHAADPRWALADAKLSSLEQLTSAHLGL
- the kduI gene encoding 5-dehydro-4-deoxy-D-glucuronate isomerase, giving the protein MQVRQSIHSDHAKQLDTAGLRREFLIEKIFEKDAYTLTYSHIDRIIIGGVMPVQKAVTVGDEVGKQLGVSYFLERRELGVINIGGPGLIKVDGKTYEIGNQEALYVGKGARQVEFSSIDAARPAKFYYNSAPAHTRFPDKKITLAEASPQTLGDASTSNRRTINKFIVPDVLETCQLTMGLTKLEEGSLWNTMPCHTHDRRMEVYFYFDMDDDTAVFHMMGQPQETRHLLVHNEQAVISPSWSIHSGVGTKRYTFIWGMVGENQVFDDMDHVAVNALR
- a CDS encoding metal-dependent hydrolase, with product MTAEGHLIFSIACAVFAKKAQLSPELAHGDWWHIIPASLLTSLLPDIDHPKSLLGQRLRWISQPIARMFGHRGFTHSLLAVAAGVFLLKTRLPHDWVIPIDALHGMVIGYLSHILADMLTPAGVPLLWPCRWRFRLPLISSQKGNQLERMFCLIMVGLTLFWPNWSPIIDAINPHGLSFILKYLT
- a CDS encoding YniB family protein, with the translated sequence MTYQQAGRVAVLKRILGWVIFIPALLSTVISMLNFFYAQAKGEKGINAVMVDFVHVMVDMAKFNTPFLNAFWYNAPQPVLGQGITSANLMFIVIYWLIFVGLALQASGARMSRQVRHIREGVQDQLILEQTRASEARTQQQIEEKIVIPRHTIFLQIFPLYILPLIIAVIAYFVLKLLGLLGQ